In Comamonas koreensis, the genomic stretch CGGCTCCGCTGCCGGCCCATGCCTTGCCCGTCTTGGTATAGTCGGTAGCTTGCAGACAAGGTGGGCGCCCAGTGCGCCCACCAACGCTTTGACTATTTGATTCACGAAGATTCCACATTCGTATGACCCGATCCGATCTGATTGAAGAGCTTGCCGCTCGATTCCACCAGCTGACGCAGCGGGATGCGGAGCAGGCCGTCAAAACGATTCTGGAGGCCATCGAAGACTCGCTGGTACGCGGACAACGCATCGAGATCCGTGGCTTTGGCAGCTTCACCATCACCCACCGCCAACCCCGCCTGGGCCGCAACCCACGCAGCGGCGAAGCCGTGCAGGTGCCCGCCAAGCGCGTCACCCACTTCAAGCCAGGCAAGGCCTTGCGCGAATCGGTGGACGACCCCAGCAATATCCTGACCTCGACCGCCAGCCCCAAGAACAACGACGAATAAAGCGCCGGCTGAACCACCCGGATGGCCCATCTGCCCCAGGCAGTTAGAAGCCAAACCAACGAACGCTCCTTAAGGAGCGTTTTTTATGCCAGCCATTCCCCACGCTGCACTGATGTCACCGAGGTACCTGTGCAACCTGCTGCGGATCGGCGCCAGCGCTATGCTGCGCTATTACACCGTCGACCTATGCCGCAGCAAGTCCTACCCGGCCGCCAGAACCAAGATTTGGATCAAGACCTGGCCCAGCTCCTCAACCGGCGCCAATGGCTGCAAGGCCTGGGTGCCTTGGGCCTGGCCGCCCAGTTGCCGGCCATCGCGCGGGCAGATAGCAACACCCCGCTGGCCATGGCCCCCTGGCCGGTATCGGAGCAGCTGTTTGGCCTGGGCGTTGCCAGTGGCGAGCCCGATGCCAGCAGCGTGGTGCTGTGGACACGGCTGCTGCCCAGCGCCAGCGCGCCCTTGCTGCGCCCGGTGGCGGTGCACTGGGAGCTGGCCCAGGATGCGCAGTTCCGCCAGATCCTGCGCCAGGGCGAGGCCTTGGCCAGCCCAGACGGCGGCCACAGCGTGCATGTGCTGGCCCAGGGTCTGGAGGCCGACCGCTGGTACCACTACCGCTTTCACTGCCAGGGGCAGACCAGCGCCACAGGCCGCACCCGCACCGCGCCCGCCGCAGGTGCTGCGGTGGCCCGGTTGCGTCTGGTCTATGCCTCCTGCCAGCGCTGGGAGCATGGCTACTACGCGGCCTGGCGCCATGCGCGCGAGGACGATCCCGACCTGGTCGTCTTTCTGGGCGACTACATCTACGAATATGCCTCGCCCGCATCCGCTGCCAAGCAACAGCGCAGCCAGCTCGCGCGCCTGCAGCCGCTCGCCCATGCCGTCAGCCTGCAGGACTACCGCGACCGCTATGCGCTGCACAAGAGCGACCCGGACCTGCAGGCCATGCATGCGCACTGCCCCTGGCTGGTGACCTGGGACGACCATGAGGTTGAAGACAACTATGTCGGCGACGATGGCGTAGGCCAAGTCCAGGCCTTTGTCGCCAAGCGCATGGCGGCCTACCAGGCGTTTTACGAGAACATGCCGCTGCGCGCCTCGGTCGCCGGCAAACAGGCTGGCCTGGCCCTGCCCCCGGCCCACACGCCGCTGTACCGCCAGCAAAGCTGGGGCGCCTTGGCCGCGATGTGGGTGCTCGATGCGCGCCAGTACCGCGATGCCCAGGCCTGCCGTGCAGTGACCGACAAAAGCCCGGCCTCCGTCAAGGCCGCAGACTGCGCCGATCTGGCGCGCAACAGCCGCAGCTTTCTGGGCTGGAGCCAGGAGCGCTGGTTGGCCGCCCAGCTGGCAGGCAACAGCGCGGCCAATCCTGAGAGCCGGCGCTGGAGCATCATCTGCCAACAAACGCTGTTTGCGCCTCGCCACTTTCCCAACGGCCGCAGCAGTGCCGATACCTGGGATGGCTACCCCGCCGCACGCCAGCGGCTGCTGCGCGCGATGGCTGAGGCGCAGCTGCGCAACACCGTGCTGCTGGGCGGCGACATTCACCAGAACTATGTCTGCCGCATCCAGTACCTGGAGGGCGCCAGCCCCGAACGGGTGCTAGCCAGCGAATTCTGCGGCACCTCGATCAGCTCGCACTCGGGCACCACCCAAGCCCGGGTCGACGCCATCGTGGCCCGCAATCCCCATGTGCTGCTCGCCCGCTGCGATGAACGCGGCTATGGGCTGTGCGACATCACCCCCAAGCTTTGGACCACCCAGCTGCGCGTGGTCAACCAGCCGCAGTATGCGGACAGTGCCGCCCAAACCTTGGCCCGCTTTGTGGTGGAGGACCAGGTCGCCGGGCCGCAATGGGCCTGATCCTGGCCTGATCTTGCCGCCGATCCCTTAGCCCTGGGCAGCCTGCATTCAGCAACGCTCTGTGGCCCCTCTAGCGGTGCTGTCCGCTACGCCTGTCGCGGCAAAGCGGTTAGCATGCCAGACATTGCCGCCACAACCAGGAGATCGCCATGCCACGACTGTCCCCGGGGTCCCACACCCGCCACCCGCATTTGCCGCCTACCCGTGCTGCGATCAGCCGCTGGTCGCTGTCTCTGGCAGCCGTCGCCACGGCTGCCTTGCTGGCCGCCTGCAGCAGCCAGCCCAAGCTGCAATACCAGCCCCCCGCTGCGTCTGACCAGCCCGAAGGCAGCTCCGGCTGGACCGACAAGCCCGGCTGGGCCACCGAGCAATACGCGGTAGCCGCTGCCAACCCCTTGGCCACCGATGCCGGCTACCAGGTGCTGCAAGCGGGCGGCTCGGCCATCGATGCGGCCATTGCCGTGCAACTGGTGCTGGGCCTGGTCGAGCCGCAATCGAGCGGCATCGGTGGCGGCGCCTTTTTGTTGCATGCCCAAGGCAGCCAGGTCGAGGCCTATGACGGCCGCGAGGTCGCGCCGATGGCCGCTGACGAGAACCTGTTCATGCGTGACAGCAAGCCCATGGCCTTCCATGATGCGGTGGTGGGCGGCCGCTCGGTGGGCGTGCCCGGCGCCATCCGCATGCTGGAGATGGCGCACAAGGAGCACGGCAAACTGCCCTGGGCCAGCTTGTTCGAGCCGGCCATTCGCCTGGCCACCGATGGCTTCAAGGTCAGTGCGCGTTTGAACGCCCTGACTGCGCAGGAGAAATTTCTGGGCCAGGATCCGGTTGCCAGCGGCTACTTTCTCGATGCCAATGGCAAGCCCTGGCCCGTT encodes the following:
- a CDS encoding integration host factor subunit beta, with product MTRSDLIEELAARFHQLTQRDAEQAVKTILEAIEDSLVRGQRIEIRGFGSFTITHRQPRLGRNPRSGEAVQVPAKRVTHFKPGKALRESVDDPSNILTSTASPKNNDE
- a CDS encoding alkaline phosphatase D family protein: MDQDLAQLLNRRQWLQGLGALGLAAQLPAIARADSNTPLAMAPWPVSEQLFGLGVASGEPDASSVVLWTRLLPSASAPLLRPVAVHWELAQDAQFRQILRQGEALASPDGGHSVHVLAQGLEADRWYHYRFHCQGQTSATGRTRTAPAAGAAVARLRLVYASCQRWEHGYYAAWRHAREDDPDLVVFLGDYIYEYASPASAAKQQRSQLARLQPLAHAVSLQDYRDRYALHKSDPDLQAMHAHCPWLVTWDDHEVEDNYVGDDGVGQVQAFVAKRMAAYQAFYENMPLRASVAGKQAGLALPPAHTPLYRQQSWGALAAMWVLDARQYRDAQACRAVTDKSPASVKAADCADLARNSRSFLGWSQERWLAAQLAGNSAANPESRRWSIICQQTLFAPRHFPNGRSSADTWDGYPAARQRLLRAMAEAQLRNTVLLGGDIHQNYVCRIQYLEGASPERVLASEFCGTSISSHSGTTQARVDAIVARNPHVLLARCDERGYGLCDITPKLWTTQLRVVNQPQYADSAAQTLARFVVEDQVAGPQWA